From Pseudomonas sp. B21-028, one genomic window encodes:
- the gstA gene encoding glutathione transferase GstA — protein MKLYFAPMTCSLSPHIVLRELGLPFELIRVNNKTKATADGRDFRDINPKGYVAALVLDNGQVLTEGPAILQYLADQVPDNSLAPANGTWERIRLQELLNFITSEIHGGSAPLFNADTPEPTKQIFRQKLFKRLDYLNKGLVSNNYLLGDFGLADAYLFTVLKWLPFFNIDVKDWPELASFMNRIEARPSVRAAIAAEEATQPV, from the coding sequence ATGAAACTGTACTTTGCCCCCATGACCTGCTCACTGTCGCCGCACATCGTGCTGCGTGAACTGGGCTTGCCTTTCGAATTGATCCGAGTCAACAACAAGACCAAAGCCACCGCTGACGGTCGTGACTTTCGCGACATCAACCCAAAGGGTTACGTGGCCGCCCTGGTGCTGGACAACGGCCAGGTGCTGACCGAAGGTCCTGCCATCCTCCAATACCTGGCGGATCAGGTCCCGGACAACTCCCTGGCGCCGGCCAACGGCACCTGGGAACGTATCCGCTTGCAGGAGCTGCTGAACTTCATCACTTCGGAAATCCACGGTGGCAGCGCGCCCTTGTTCAACGCCGATACTCCTGAACCCACGAAACAGATTTTCCGGCAGAAGCTGTTCAAGCGCCTGGATTACTTGAACAAAGGGCTGGTGAGCAATAACTATCTGCTGGGCGACTTCGGCCTGGCCGATGCTTACCTGTTCACCGTGCTCAAGTGGCTGCCGTTCTTCAATATCGATGTCAAGGACTGGCCGGAGCTGGCGTCATTCATGAATCGCATCGAAGCACGTCCAAGCGTACGCGCCGCCATTGCTGCGGAAGAGGCAACACAACCGGTCTAA
- a CDS encoding flagella synthesis protein FlgN, giving the protein MHDTNLLQLIIDDFAPAQQLLELLQTESLALHGRDMPLLENILAQKQALIILLDQHGRKRSEILASLNLPANNDGLEQLASQSTLGDQLLSQSAVLNDLLAQCQAANARNGQSIQLQQAATANQLRILNGGEIPTLYDARGSTAKMVKHRPLSQA; this is encoded by the coding sequence ATGCACGACACTAATTTATTGCAACTGATCATCGACGACTTTGCTCCAGCGCAACAATTGCTGGAGCTGCTGCAGACCGAATCCCTGGCGCTGCACGGTCGTGACATGCCCTTGCTGGAAAATATCCTGGCACAGAAACAGGCATTGATCATTTTGCTCGATCAGCATGGCCGCAAACGCAGCGAGATTCTCGCCAGCCTCAACCTGCCCGCCAACAACGATGGCCTCGAGCAACTGGCCAGCCAGTCGACGCTCGGCGATCAATTGTTGTCCCAAAGCGCAGTGCTCAATGACCTGCTCGCCCAGTGCCAGGCGGCCAACGCCCGCAACGGCCAGTCGATCCAACTCCAGCAAGCCGCTACCGCCAACCAGCTACGCATCCTCAATGGCGGTGAGATCCCGACGCTTTACGATGCTCGCGGTTCGACCGCCAAGATGGTCAAGCACCGCCCGCTCAGCCAAGCATGA
- a CDS encoding tetratricopeptide repeat-containing response regulator — protein sequence MLAYHQKSFLIVDDFSDFRSSIRSMLRELGVKDVDTADTGEVALRMCSQKRYDFILQDYHLGDGRKNGQQVLEDLMIEKLISHESVFLMVTAETSQAMVLSALEHEPDAYLTKPFNRSGLAQRLERLEQRKTLLKPILQALDRGKPLEVLNACIALCKQDPRYGPLCLRYRADALRDLNQNEALERLYNTILADRPLPWAYAGLGKLMFKRGQVAQAKAVYEKALKAFPMMPALYDGMADVLVAEGDTKQAQEVLEEAVRLSPLAVRRQSLLGKLAMTNEDYDTASRAYRQAVGQGAQSRFKDPESNLGLAHALISKGSEKGLDTRTRLEINTTLSAVAKENLNDPGLQVRARLMKATSLLLNDAETAEKLTEQALQRLDGMEQFMSAEAALLVAKQLRMLGQTSAGESMLKNCAEIYGDDPTVMQGIAKLTDDPNILNQGNAAAELNREGVRVYKTGALPEARELFRRALKMQPKNISIALNMAQSLLHGTDTSVASELLEECRACLKLVGMMPDTDARFARYQKLRSKAFSDE from the coding sequence ATGCTGGCGTACCACCAAAAAAGCTTTCTGATCGTCGATGATTTCTCGGATTTCCGCAGCTCGATCCGCTCCATGTTGCGTGAGCTGGGCGTCAAGGACGTGGACACCGCCGATACCGGCGAAGTGGCGCTGCGCATGTGTTCGCAGAAGCGCTATGACTTCATCCTGCAGGACTATCACCTGGGCGACGGCCGCAAGAACGGTCAGCAGGTGCTGGAAGACTTGATGATCGAGAAGCTCATCAGCCATGAAAGTGTGTTTCTCATGGTGACCGCCGAGACCAGCCAGGCCATGGTGCTCAGTGCCCTGGAGCATGAGCCCGATGCGTACCTGACCAAGCCTTTCAACCGCTCCGGTCTGGCCCAGCGGTTGGAACGGCTGGAGCAGCGCAAGACCCTGCTCAAGCCGATTCTCCAGGCGCTGGATCGTGGCAAGCCGCTGGAAGTGCTCAATGCTTGCATCGCCCTGTGCAAGCAGGATCCGCGCTACGGGCCGTTGTGTCTGCGTTATCGGGCCGATGCCCTGCGGGACCTGAACCAGAACGAAGCCCTGGAGCGCCTGTACAACACCATCCTGGCCGATCGTCCGTTGCCTTGGGCCTATGCGGGCCTGGGCAAATTGATGTTCAAGCGCGGTCAGGTGGCGCAGGCCAAGGCTGTCTATGAAAAGGCCCTCAAGGCCTTTCCGATGATGCCTGCCTTGTATGACGGCATGGCCGATGTCCTGGTGGCCGAAGGCGACACGAAACAGGCGCAGGAGGTGCTGGAGGAAGCGGTTCGCCTGTCGCCCCTGGCGGTGCGTCGACAATCGTTGTTGGGCAAGTTGGCGATGACCAACGAAGACTACGACACCGCCTCCAGGGCCTACCGCCAGGCGGTCGGGCAGGGCGCGCAGTCGCGTTTCAAGGATCCGGAAAGCAACCTCGGCCTGGCCCATGCCCTGATCAGCAAAGGCAGCGAGAAAGGTCTCGACACCCGGACCCGGCTGGAGATCAACACGACCCTCAGTGCGGTGGCGAAGGAAAACCTCAACGACCCGGGATTGCAGGTCCGGGCGCGACTGATGAAGGCCACGAGCCTGTTGTTGAACGATGCCGAAACCGCGGAAAAACTCACCGAGCAGGCCTTGCAGCGCCTCGACGGCATGGAGCAGTTCATGAGTGCCGAGGCCGCGCTGCTGGTGGCCAAGCAATTGCGGATGCTCGGCCAGACCAGCGCCGGCGAGTCGATGCTCAAGAACTGCGCGGAAATCTACGGGGATGACCCGACGGTGATGCAAGGCATTGCCAAGCTCACCGACGACCCGAACATTCTCAATCAGGGCAATGCCGCCGCCGAGCTGAACCGCGAAGGTGTGCGGGTCTACAAGACCGGCGCGTTGCCCGAGGCACGGGAGTTGTTCCGCCGTGCGCTGAAGATGCAACCGAAGAACATCAGTATTGCCCTGAACATGGCGCAATCCCTGCTGCATGGCACCGATACCAGTGTGGCGTCGGAGCTGCTGGAGGAATGTCGCGCCTGCCTGAAACTGGTGGGCATGATGCCCGACACCGATGCGCGTTTTGCGCGCTATCAGAAACTGCGAAGCAAGGCATTTAGCGATGAATGA
- a CDS encoding MFS transporter produces MRQIWKPFRALYFASLMMLIGSGLLSTYLALRLAAEHVDSLWVGALMAANYFGLVLGGKIGHRLIARVGHIRAYSACAGIVGAAVLGHGLVSWLPAWVVLRIIVGLGMMCQYMVIESWLNEQADAKQRGVVFSGYMIASYLGMVLGQLILVIHPALGLELLMLVALCFALCLVPVALTRRIHPAPLRPAPMEPRFFIKRVPQSLSTVLGSGLIVGSFYGLAPLYASQQGLSTEQVGLFMGSCIFAGLLVQWPLGWLSDRYDRALLIRCFALCLAVFAAPLAILSTVPLEVLFVAGFFCSLMQFCLYPLAVAFSNDHVEADRRVSLTAMLLVTYGVGASIGPLVAGVLMKSFGSHMLYAFFTFFALVLVWRIRPKAVTNLHQVDDAPLHHVAMPDSMSSSPLVACLDPRVDEQVVQEQMQVAPNPEVEPVAETAEAEEPQVR; encoded by the coding sequence ATGCGCCAAATCTGGAAACCTTTTCGAGCGCTTTATTTCGCCTCGCTGATGATGCTGATCGGCTCGGGGCTTTTGAGTACCTACCTGGCCTTGCGCCTGGCTGCCGAGCATGTGGACAGCCTGTGGGTCGGTGCGCTGATGGCCGCCAACTATTTCGGCCTGGTGCTGGGCGGCAAGATCGGCCATCGGCTGATTGCCCGCGTCGGGCATATTCGCGCCTATTCGGCCTGTGCCGGGATCGTCGGTGCGGCGGTGCTGGGCCACGGCCTGGTGAGCTGGCTGCCGGCCTGGGTGGTGCTGCGGATAATCGTCGGTCTCGGCATGATGTGCCAGTACATGGTCATCGAGAGCTGGCTCAACGAGCAGGCCGATGCCAAGCAACGCGGGGTGGTGTTCAGCGGCTACATGATCGCCTCGTACCTGGGGATGGTGCTGGGTCAATTGATCCTGGTGATCCACCCGGCCCTGGGGCTGGAACTGCTAATGCTGGTGGCGCTGTGCTTTGCCCTGTGCCTGGTGCCGGTGGCGTTGACCCGCCGGATCCACCCGGCGCCGTTGCGTCCGGCGCCCATGGAGCCGCGGTTCTTCATCAAGCGCGTCCCGCAGTCGTTGAGCACAGTGCTGGGCTCCGGCCTGATCGTCGGCTCGTTCTATGGCCTGGCGCCGCTGTATGCCTCCCAGCAAGGGCTGTCGACCGAACAGGTCGGTCTGTTCATGGGCAGTTGCATCTTTGCCGGTCTACTGGTGCAGTGGCCGCTGGGCTGGCTGTCCGACCGTTACGACCGGGCGCTGCTGATCCGTTGCTTTGCCCTGTGCCTGGCGGTCTTCGCGGCGCCACTGGCGATCCTGTCGACGGTGCCACTGGAAGTCCTGTTCGTCGCGGGGTTCTTCTGTTCGCTGATGCAATTCTGCCTGTACCCGCTGGCGGTGGCATTTTCCAACGACCACGTCGAAGCCGATCGCCGGGTGTCGCTGACGGCGATGCTGCTGGTGACCTACGGCGTGGGTGCGAGTATTGGCCCGTTGGTGGCCGGGGTGCTGATGAAGTCGTTCGGCAGCCACATGCTGTACGCCTTCTTCACCTTCTTCGCACTGGTACTGGTGTGGCGCATACGGCCGAAAGCGGTGACCAACCTGCATCAGGTCGATGACGCACCGCTGCATCACGTGGCGATGCCCGACAGCATGTCCAGTTCGCCGCTGGTGGCATGCCTCGACCCGAGGGTCGATGAGCAAGTGGTGCAGGAGCAGATGCAGGTGGCGCCTAATCCGGAGGTCGAGCCGGTGGCAGAGACGGCTGAGGCTGAGGAGCCTCAGGTCAGGTAA
- a CDS encoding chemotaxis protein CheV encodes MAGVMDSVNQRTQLVGQNRLELLLFRLDGQQLYGINVFKVREVLQCPKLTLMPKSSPVVCGVANIRGATIPILDLAMATGSGRLLDQSNPFVIITEYNTKTQGFLVRSVERIVNMNWEEIHPPPKGTGRDHYLTAVTRVDGQLVEIIDVEKILAEVAPTTETISHGVVDAETQHKAVSLRVLTVDDSSVARKQVTRCLQTIGVEVIALNDGRQALDYLRKLVDEGKKPEEEFLMMISDIEMPEMDGYTLTSEVRSDPRMQKLHIILHTSLSGVFNQAMVKKVGADDFLAKFRPDDLASRVVERIKAAE; translated from the coding sequence ATGGCGGGAGTGATGGATTCGGTAAACCAGCGCACGCAGCTGGTCGGTCAGAATCGCCTGGAGCTGTTGTTGTTCCGTCTCGATGGCCAGCAGTTATATGGGATCAACGTATTCAAGGTCCGCGAGGTGCTGCAATGCCCCAAGCTGACCTTGATGCCCAAGTCCAGTCCCGTCGTGTGCGGTGTGGCAAACATCCGGGGAGCGACCATCCCGATTCTCGATCTGGCGATGGCCACCGGTTCTGGTCGGCTGCTGGATCAGAGCAATCCGTTTGTGATCATCACCGAGTACAACACCAAGACCCAGGGTTTCCTGGTGCGCTCGGTGGAGCGCATCGTCAACATGAACTGGGAGGAGATTCATCCACCGCCCAAGGGCACCGGCCGCGATCACTACCTGACGGCGGTGACCCGGGTCGACGGCCAGTTGGTGGAAATCATCGACGTGGAGAAAATCCTCGCCGAAGTGGCGCCGACCACGGAAACCATCTCCCACGGTGTGGTGGACGCCGAAACCCAGCACAAGGCGGTTTCGCTGCGGGTGCTGACGGTGGATGATTCGTCGGTGGCGCGCAAGCAGGTGACCCGTTGCCTGCAGACGATCGGCGTCGAAGTGATTGCGCTGAACGATGGACGGCAGGCGCTGGACTACCTGCGCAAGCTGGTCGACGAGGGCAAGAAACCTGAAGAGGAGTTCCTGATGATGATCTCCGACATCGAGATGCCGGAGATGGACGGGTATACCCTGACGTCGGAAGTCCGCAGCGATCCGCGTATGCAGAAGCTGCACATCATTTTGCATACCTCTCTGTCGGGCGTCTTCAACCAGGCGATGGTCAAGAAGGTCGGTGCCGACGATTTTCTCGCCAAGTTCCGCCCCGATGACCTGGCTTCCCGGGTGGTCGAGCGGATCAAGGCAGCTGAATAA
- a CDS encoding glutamine synthetase family protein, with protein MTAAGFLEGRRLQMARGVLLQCIMGGYPPSRFYGSDDGDLALVADPKQIHRLPWSAYPRALAICDADELTGESSRLSTRGQLKTVIARYAARGLAPVVATELEFFVFAPNPDPTQPFQPPMGLDGRREDGHSAFSVSSNNGLRPFFNEVYECMAALGLPRDTFMHEMGVSQFEINLLHGDALLLADQTFLFKHLLKEVALKHGLTVVCMAKPLAHTPGSSMHIHQSVVELDSGRNVFSDEAGEPTAAFRHFIGGQQAGMADFTALFAPNVNSYQRLCHPFASPNNACWSHDNRSAGLRIPASSPVARRVENRLPGADANPYLAIAASLAAGLHGIESRLEPSAAIQGEFQVPDNLSLPCTLHAALERLKRSLLAKELFGTEFIEGYIATKTLELTSYFDEITPWERRVLAAQA; from the coding sequence ATGACCGCCGCGGGTTTCCTGGAGGGACGGCGGTTACAGATGGCCCGGGGCGTGTTGCTGCAATGCATCATGGGCGGTTATCCACCGTCGCGTTTCTATGGCAGTGACGATGGCGACCTGGCGTTGGTGGCCGACCCGAAACAGATCCACCGCCTGCCCTGGAGCGCGTACCCCCGTGCCCTGGCGATCTGCGATGCCGACGAGCTGACCGGTGAAAGCTCCCGGCTCTCGACACGCGGCCAGCTCAAGACTGTGATCGCCCGGTACGCCGCCCGGGGCTTGGCGCCGGTGGTGGCGACCGAGCTGGAATTCTTCGTTTTTGCACCCAACCCGGATCCGACCCAGCCATTCCAGCCACCGATGGGCCTGGATGGACGTCGTGAAGACGGTCACTCGGCGTTCAGTGTCAGCTCCAACAACGGTCTGCGCCCATTCTTCAATGAGGTCTATGAGTGCATGGCTGCCCTGGGGTTGCCGCGCGATACCTTCATGCATGAAATGGGCGTGAGCCAGTTCGAGATCAATCTGCTGCATGGCGATGCCCTGCTGCTGGCCGACCAGACTTTCCTGTTCAAGCACCTGCTCAAGGAGGTCGCTCTCAAGCACGGCCTGACCGTGGTGTGCATGGCCAAGCCGCTGGCCCATACACCGGGCAGTTCGATGCACATTCACCAGAGTGTCGTCGAGCTGGACAGCGGTCGTAATGTGTTCAGCGACGAGGCTGGCGAGCCGACGGCGGCGTTCAGGCACTTCATTGGCGGGCAGCAGGCGGGCATGGCGGATTTCACGGCGCTGTTCGCGCCGAACGTCAATTCCTACCAGCGCCTGTGTCATCCGTTCGCCTCGCCGAACAATGCCTGCTGGTCCCACGACAATCGCTCGGCCGGGTTACGGATTCCGGCCAGTTCGCCGGTGGCCCGACGGGTCGAAAATCGCTTGCCCGGGGCGGATGCCAACCCCTACCTGGCGATTGCCGCCAGCCTGGCGGCCGGTCTTCACGGGATTGAAAGTCGCCTGGAGCCGAGCGCTGCGATACAGGGCGAGTTCCAGGTGCCGGATAATCTGTCGTTGCCATGTACCTTGCACGCTGCCCTGGAGCGTCTGAAACGTAGCCTTCTGGCGAAGGAACTGTTTGGTACGGAGTTCATCGAAGGCTACATCGCGACGAAAACCCTGGAACTGACCAGCTACTTTGATGAAATCACGCCCTGGGAACGGCGTGTGCTGGCAGCTCAGGCCTAA
- the flgA gene encoding flagellar basal body P-ring formation chaperone FlgA — protein MNTQTTFSRRLTTHCRLWLGVLLAACLFASGGRALADAPVTLPDLLIGVTQGFLEFTVEDYLASSQTEGRYEIEVNQIDPRLRMPMCDKELTASLESPARPLGRVTVKVRCDSTAPWTVFVPAQVRLFREIVTTTRPLKRAGIVEPQDVTLRERDVSQINQGFLTSVDQAIGQKLVRPMVADQVVTLLHLEQAEVVRKGDQVVITARSGTLAVRMPGEALSNGAMNEQIRVKNLNSQRVIKAQVMAPGHVEVAM, from the coding sequence ATGAACACACAAACGACATTTTCTCGACGCCTGACCACTCATTGCCGCCTCTGGCTCGGTGTGCTGCTGGCTGCCTGCCTGTTCGCCTCGGGGGGACGCGCCCTTGCCGATGCTCCAGTTACCTTGCCTGATCTCCTTATCGGCGTCACTCAGGGCTTTCTTGAATTCACCGTAGAAGACTATCTGGCTTCCAGTCAAACCGAAGGTCGCTACGAAATCGAAGTCAACCAGATCGACCCGCGCTTACGCATGCCAATGTGCGACAAGGAATTGACTGCCTCCCTGGAAAGCCCCGCCAGGCCCCTGGGCCGGGTCACGGTAAAGGTCCGCTGCGACAGCACGGCGCCCTGGACAGTCTTCGTGCCGGCCCAGGTGCGCCTGTTTCGCGAAATCGTTACCACGACCCGCCCCTTGAAACGGGCCGGAATCGTCGAGCCCCAGGACGTGACGTTGCGTGAACGGGATGTCAGCCAGATCAACCAAGGGTTCCTGACCTCGGTCGATCAGGCCATCGGACAGAAACTTGTCCGACCAATGGTAGCCGACCAGGTCGTGACTCTCCTGCACCTGGAGCAGGCCGAAGTCGTCCGCAAAGGCGACCAGGTGGTGATCACCGCCCGCAGCGGCACGCTGGCCGTGCGCATGCCCGGCGAAGCCCTGTCCAATGGCGCCATGAACGAACAGATTCGGGTGAAAAACCTCAATTCCCAACGCGTCATCAAGGCGCAGGTGATGGCCCCAGGCCATGTGGAAGTGGCTATGTAG
- a CDS encoding sensor histidine kinase KdpD: MNDSEQALDFSTVIASTVHDMKNSLTLLMQAHAQWLERLPEAAQQTPEQGVMEFEFAHLNGLMVQLLGLYKLGVNQLPLHPAYHELDDFIEAQLAGHQEVFRSRGIMVTYEVDPLSPLGFFDRELIASVLDNCINNAIRHARQALLISASDEAGQLVLTINDDGEGYPPEMLERQADYVQGINHSSGSTGLGLYFAARIAGLHQRGGVCGRTEIANGGALGGGVFRIYLP; the protein is encoded by the coding sequence ATGAATGACAGCGAACAGGCACTCGATTTTTCCACGGTGATCGCGTCGACCGTACACGACATGAAAAACTCCCTGACCCTGCTCATGCAGGCTCATGCGCAGTGGCTCGAGCGCTTGCCCGAAGCGGCGCAGCAGACCCCCGAGCAGGGGGTGATGGAGTTCGAATTCGCCCACCTCAATGGCTTGATGGTGCAACTGCTGGGGCTGTACAAGCTGGGTGTCAACCAGTTGCCGCTGCACCCGGCCTACCACGAGCTGGATGATTTCATCGAGGCGCAGCTGGCCGGCCATCAGGAGGTGTTCCGCAGTCGCGGGATCATGGTCACCTATGAAGTCGACCCGTTGAGCCCCCTGGGCTTTTTCGACCGTGAGTTGATCGCTTCGGTGCTCGACAACTGCATCAACAATGCCATTCGCCACGCCCGGCAGGCGCTGTTGATCAGTGCGAGCGATGAGGCCGGGCAATTGGTGCTCACCATCAATGACGACGGCGAAGGCTATCCGCCTGAAATGCTCGAGCGCCAGGCCGATTATGTGCAGGGCATCAACCACAGCAGCGGCAGCACCGGGCTGGGCCTGTACTTCGCCGCGCGGATAGCCGGGCTGCATCAGCGCGGCGGCGTGTGCGGGCGGACCGAAATTGCCAATGGCGGTGCGCTGGGGGGTGGAGTATTTCGGATTTATCTGCCCTGA
- the flgM gene encoding flagellar biosynthesis anti-sigma factor FlgM — MVIDFNRLNSSSPLTGTTRPSASKETEKSSPAEQATTVKNGESVHLSDEAQQLQKVTDKLRDQPVVDNARVAELKAAIADGSYKVDSNRVASKLLNFEAQR; from the coding sequence ATGGTCATCGATTTCAATCGTTTAAACAGCTCTTCACCATTGACAGGCACTACGCGCCCCAGCGCCAGCAAGGAAACCGAAAAATCCTCGCCGGCCGAGCAAGCCACCACTGTCAAGAACGGGGAGTCGGTACACCTCAGTGATGAGGCTCAGCAGTTGCAGAAGGTCACTGACAAGCTGCGCGATCAACCTGTCGTCGACAACGCCCGCGTGGCCGAGTTGAAAGCAGCTATCGCCGATGGCAGCTATAAAGTCGACAGCAACCGTGTAGCCAGCAAACTGCTCAACTTCGAAGCCCAGCGCTAG
- a CDS encoding transcriptional regulator GcvA codes for MVARIPSLNGLKAFESAARHMSFTKAAEELNVTQTAISHQIRRLEDELGLRLFLRLKDGLALTAEGHAYLPGIRSAFHELRYSTQMLLESTNNSVLTISTLVSLASKWLLPRLASFQEAFPNIDVRVTASTELVDFRKGGIDAAIRYGFGDWKGLRADWLMSDEIFPVCSPKLLTGPKALKSPVDLVNHTLLQVSGMTSNDWNMWLSAAGQSKKLAEGTRLTFDLTMMAVQAAIDGLGVCIGRSTYVDDDLKAGRLVVPFNLKLKSDPGFYLVTPLEMANSKKVVALRTWLIDLVQSAESAPASDIFK; via the coding sequence ATGGTCGCCAGAATTCCCTCTCTCAATGGATTGAAAGCGTTTGAATCGGCTGCTCGCCATATGAGTTTTACCAAGGCTGCCGAAGAGCTCAATGTCACGCAGACCGCCATCAGCCATCAGATCCGCCGGCTTGAAGACGAATTGGGTCTTCGCCTGTTCTTGCGGCTCAAGGACGGTCTGGCGCTGACCGCCGAAGGCCATGCCTACTTGCCGGGCATTCGCTCGGCATTTCATGAACTGCGCTACTCCACACAAATGTTGCTCGAATCGACCAACAACAGCGTGTTGACCATCAGCACGCTGGTTTCCCTGGCGTCCAAGTGGCTGTTGCCTCGCCTGGCATCCTTCCAGGAAGCATTTCCCAATATTGACGTGCGGGTGACCGCGTCAACCGAGCTGGTCGACTTCCGCAAGGGTGGCATCGACGCCGCGATCCGCTACGGTTTCGGCGACTGGAAGGGCCTGCGGGCAGACTGGCTCATGTCCGACGAGATCTTTCCTGTATGCAGCCCCAAGCTGCTGACCGGGCCCAAGGCTCTGAAAAGCCCGGTCGATCTGGTCAATCACACGCTGTTGCAGGTCAGTGGCATGACCAGTAACGACTGGAACATGTGGCTGAGCGCGGCCGGGCAATCGAAGAAGCTCGCCGAAGGCACGCGGCTGACGTTCGATCTGACAATGATGGCGGTGCAGGCTGCCATCGACGGACTGGGGGTGTGCATCGGTCGATCCACCTACGTCGATGACGATTTGAAGGCGGGAAGACTGGTAGTGCCGTTCAACCTCAAGTTGAAGTCCGATCCGGGCTTCTATCTGGTGACGCCGCTGGAAATGGCCAACTCGAAAAAAGTCGTGGCATTGCGAACCTGGTTGATCGATCTGGTGCAGAGCGCTGAGTCGGCCCCGGCTTCCGACATCTTCAAATGA
- a CDS encoding flagellar brake protein gives MFNASNADDAPQPPKVLTTPLEISGNLRMLQDSHDPLIITFHERTQRFQSYLVDVDREKNTLALDEMIPRDGERFLLAGEPFRVEGFHDGVRIAWEGKGPLTINESSEGRCYRGALPDEVVYHQRRNAFRAALKLAQLVNIELGGDKLKSPVNGKLLDISATGCKLRFDGDITERLQLGQVYERFIAALPFGNMTAPVELRYLHFEERINTTFAGVRFHNISGLVQRQVERFVYQLQREARRFDKDDL, from the coding sequence GTGTTCAATGCCTCAAACGCGGATGATGCTCCGCAACCGCCCAAGGTCCTTACCACGCCCCTGGAAATCTCCGGCAACTTGCGGATGCTGCAAGATAGCCACGATCCGTTGATCATCACCTTCCACGAACGCACCCAGCGCTTCCAGAGCTATCTGGTCGACGTCGATCGCGAGAAGAACACCCTGGCCCTGGATGAAATGATCCCCCGCGACGGGGAGCGTTTCCTGCTCGCGGGCGAGCCGTTTCGGGTCGAGGGTTTCCATGATGGCGTACGCATCGCGTGGGAAGGCAAGGGTCCGCTGACAATCAATGAATCCAGCGAGGGTCGCTGCTATCGCGGCGCCTTGCCCGACGAAGTGGTTTATCACCAGCGTCGCAATGCCTTCCGCGCCGCCCTGAAGCTGGCGCAACTGGTGAACATCGAACTGGGCGGCGACAAGCTCAAGTCACCGGTGAACGGCAAACTGCTGGATATCTCCGCCACCGGCTGCAAGCTGCGCTTCGATGGCGACATCACCGAGCGCCTGCAATTGGGCCAGGTTTACGAGCGCTTCATCGCCGCCCTGCCCTTTGGCAACATGACGGCACCGGTCGAACTGCGTTACCTGCATTTCGAAGAACGCATCAACACCACCTTCGCTGGCGTGCGCTTCCACAATATCAGTGGCCTGGTGCAGCGGCAGGTCGAGCGTTTCGTTTATCAGTTGCAGCGCGAAGCGCGCCGCTTCGATAAAGACGATCTCTGA